DNA from bacterium:
AAAAATTGTCGATTTTTCTTCGCTGAAGCTAACATCTATAACCCTTTCACGAAAAACTGATGCCGAAGTATGATACCCGCGTGTTTGGTAAAGGAGGGATGTCAAGAAGAATAGGTCGTAAAAATGGAGGCTAGCGGACTCGAACCGCTGACCGCCGCCTTGCAAAGGCGATGCTCTCCCAACTGAGCTAAGCCCCCATGTCGAAGTAAAAAATGGGCCCGACCTGATTCGAACAGGTGACCTCACCCTTATCAGGGGTGCGCTCTAACCAACTGAGCTACGGGCCCAAGCACAGGATAGAATACATCAACCTGCTTGGAATTGTCAAGACTATATCTTCGTCAGTATCAACTAGAACTTCACCTGTGGGGCTTCGCGCTGGTCGGGAGTGGCGTCTAACTCGAAATAATCGCGTTTGCCAAAACCTGATCTTTCCGCTATAAACGAGGTAGGGAAGGTCTGACGCAAAGTTTCATATAACATCACTGTGTCATTATAGAACTGGCGGGCAAAGCGTATCTTGTCTTCAGTATCCGCCAAAGCTGCTTGCAACTGCTGGAAGTTCTCACTGGCACGAAGTTGTGGATAGGCTTCGGCAATTGCGAAAATCGACCGCAATCCCTGTGCGACTATATTCTCCGCCTGAGCCTGATCCGTGACGGTTCCTGCTTTAAGCGCCCTTTCGCGAGCGTCCATTACGTTCTGGAACACCTGTTTCTCATGCTCGGCATAACCCTTGACCGTCTCGATTATGTTTGGAATTAAGTCGTATCGCCGCTTCAACTGCACATCGATCTGCGCCCAACCATTATCAATCCGATTGCGATGAGCAACCAGATTATTGTAAGTCCTCACATACCACACGGCTACCAGACAAAAAACGAATATCAGAAACCATATAAATAACATTGGGT
Protein-coding regions in this window:
- a CDS encoding LemA family protein; the protein is MLFIWFLIFVFCLVAVWYVRTYNNLVAHRNRIDNGWAQIDVQLKRRYDLIPNIIETVKGYAEHEKQVFQNVMDARERALKAGTVTDQAQAENIVAQGLRSIFAIAEAYPQLRASENFQQLQAALADTEDKIRFARQFYNDTVMLYETLRQTFPTSFIAERSGFGKRDYFELDATPDQREAPQVKF